Proteins from one Dysgonomonas sp. HDW5A genomic window:
- a CDS encoding penicillin-binding protein translates to MSKDADNIKKKKSTIINRYGLIVILFLIVFIVIFGYIIRIMFVEGEQWRALGIKETVKKDREIKPNRGNIYADDGRLLATSEPLYGVYMDFMSEGIRKDTLMKYVGDLSVALSKKFPDRTAAQYKNIILNGWELSRRELAEIERNKESGSKKKITLKSRYVRIIKRDVNYIELKELRTYPFLNQRSNKTGLIVEERTMREKPFGRLAGRTVGSIYKDMAKGGASGIEMKYDSILRGKPGVKSRQKVQGRWIDIVEVPAEDGWDVKTTLDVDIQDITERALYSKLVETDAESGTAIIMEVATGEIKAISNLDRISEGVYAEGNPNAFSYMNEPGSTFKTLSIMIALEDGVVTPTDKFHVGNGLFQYGKSWIRDHYWQKGQDRGDLTVAEGMYISSNIVVAKTILKGYENNPEKYVQRLYDLGITKKIEWDVPLSGKEGTAVIRHPNDKSNPWSRTTLPWMSFGYETQIPPIYILMFYNGIANGGKMIKPFITKAFIKDGTVEKEFETEIINPSLCSSKTLEEIKSMLIGVVNEGTGKAVASSSFQIAGKTGTAQIASGGNYANGHFVSFCGYFPAEKPLYTCFVGIRRPRGIPSGGLMPGGVFKRIAEEVYARNVFVSPDQCKPDSVLALMPYVKNGSLKDMQTVFTQLNIPFTLPVGDAEWVMASTLQNKIELSKNVVQNGLVPDVRGMGAKDALFLLEKAGLRVSLQGYGSVTSQSIPAGSRVIKGSQVTLSLK, encoded by the coding sequence ATGTCAAAAGATGCGGATAACATCAAGAAGAAAAAGAGTACGATAATCAATCGATATGGATTGATCGTGATTCTGTTTCTGATTGTTTTTATTGTTATCTTCGGTTATATCATCCGTATAATGTTTGTTGAAGGCGAACAATGGCGGGCTTTAGGTATAAAAGAAACTGTAAAGAAAGATCGAGAGATTAAGCCCAATCGGGGGAATATATATGCTGACGATGGTCGCTTGTTGGCAACGAGTGAACCTCTATATGGAGTGTATATGGATTTTATGTCGGAGGGTATACGCAAAGATACCCTGATGAAGTATGTAGGTGACTTGTCTGTTGCTTTATCTAAGAAATTTCCGGATAGAACCGCAGCTCAATATAAAAATATTATCCTTAATGGCTGGGAGTTAAGTCGCAGGGAGCTTGCCGAAATAGAACGAAATAAAGAAAGCGGTTCTAAAAAGAAGATTACACTTAAAAGTCGTTATGTTCGAATTATAAAGCGGGATGTAAACTATATAGAACTGAAAGAATTACGTACTTATCCATTCCTTAATCAGAGATCCAATAAAACGGGGCTGATCGTTGAGGAAAGAACGATGCGTGAAAAACCTTTTGGAAGACTTGCCGGACGTACCGTGGGGTCTATCTATAAAGATATGGCAAAGGGTGGAGCCAGTGGTATCGAGATGAAATACGATTCGATACTTAGAGGTAAGCCGGGAGTTAAGAGCCGTCAGAAAGTACAAGGTCGTTGGATTGATATTGTTGAAGTTCCGGCCGAAGACGGGTGGGATGTGAAAACAACGCTGGATGTAGATATTCAGGATATAACCGAACGGGCATTGTATTCTAAACTGGTGGAAACAGATGCAGAGTCAGGGACGGCTATCATAATGGAAGTTGCTACGGGTGAAATCAAAGCAATCTCGAATCTCGATAGAATCTCAGAAGGCGTTTATGCAGAAGGTAACCCCAATGCATTTTCGTATATGAATGAGCCGGGATCGACTTTCAAAACACTTTCTATTATGATTGCTTTGGAAGATGGAGTGGTAACTCCGACGGATAAATTTCATGTAGGAAATGGGTTGTTTCAATATGGAAAGAGTTGGATTCGCGATCATTACTGGCAAAAAGGACAAGATAGAGGAGACCTGACAGTAGCCGAAGGTATGTATATATCGTCTAATATTGTGGTCGCAAAAACAATATTGAAAGGCTATGAGAATAACCCCGAAAAATATGTACAACGTTTGTATGATCTCGGGATTACAAAAAAAATAGAATGGGATGTGCCTTTGAGCGGAAAAGAAGGAACTGCGGTTATTCGCCATCCGAATGATAAATCGAACCCTTGGTCGAGAACTACACTTCCATGGATGTCATTTGGATATGAGACTCAAATTCCGCCTATTTATATCCTCATGTTTTATAACGGTATCGCCAATGGAGGCAAGATGATAAAACCTTTTATCACCAAAGCTTTCATTAAAGACGGAACTGTTGAGAAGGAGTTCGAAACAGAAATAATCAATCCGTCTTTATGTTCATCTAAAACATTGGAAGAAATCAAATCAATGTTGATAGGAGTTGTAAATGAGGGAACAGGTAAAGCGGTGGCATCTTCTTCGTTTCAGATTGCAGGTAAAACAGGAACGGCTCAGATAGCAAGCGGAGGTAATTACGCCAATGGGCACTTTGTTTCGTTTTGCGGATATTTTCCGGCTGAAAAACCATTATATACATGCTTTGTCGGTATCAGACGACCCAGAGGTATTCCTTCGGGAGGGCTTATGCCGGGTGGAGTATTTAAAAGAATAGCAGAAGAAGTGTATGCCCGAAATGTTTTCGTATCTCCTGATCAATGTAAGCCCGACTCAGTACTCGCACTTATGCCTTACGTGAAGAATGGATCATTGAAAGATATGCAAACAGTTTTTACACAATTAAATATACCATTTACGCTTCCTGTAGGAGATGCAGAGTGGGTAATGGCTAGTACATTGCAGAATAAGATAGAGTTAAGTAAAAATGTAGTTCAAAACGGATTAGTACCCGATGTACGTGGAATGGGAGCCAAAGACGCGTTGTTTTTATTGGAAAAAGCAGGTCTTCGTGTCTCTTTGCAAGGGTATGGTTCGGTAACCTCTCAGTCTATTCCGGCAGGAAGCAGGGTGATTAAAGGTTCACAAGTTACATTAAGTCTGAAATAA
- a CDS encoding FtsL-like putative cell division protein has translation MRVNIKDIKKNIMHVLGGTILTEDFFLKNTRFMLVVFIIMVFYISNRYSCISKMAEIESLKKELKDVKYESLTISSDLTGVSRQTQVQTLIDKNGLDLQTPSVPAYKIKKQE, from the coding sequence ATGCGTGTCAATATCAAAGACATAAAGAAAAATATAATGCACGTATTAGGTGGGACTATTCTCACGGAAGATTTCTTCCTGAAAAATACCCGCTTTATGCTCGTAGTGTTTATTATCATGGTGTTTTATATCAGTAATCGTTATAGTTGCATATCTAAAATGGCAGAAATAGAGTCTTTGAAAAAGGAGCTAAAGGATGTCAAATACGAATCGCTGACTATTTCGTCAGACTTGACAGGGGTCAGCCGGCAGACTCAGGTGCAAACGCTTATAGATAAAAACGGGCTCGATTTACAGACACCATCTGTGCCTGCATATAAAATAAAGAAACAAGAGTAA